Sequence from the Clostridium saccharobutylicum DSM 13864 genome:
ATTTTAGTACTGTGCTTTTTTAGTGTTGAAAATTATTCTTTTCAATGTAATTAATTTGAAGAAGTTTATTAGATTGAAAAGAATTATGTTATTTAATATATATAAAATTAGAATATTTTTTTTATTAAAACGCAACCTAAGATTAATAATATAACTAAATAGATATTATGGAGGAGCACAATGAGAAATTTAAAAAAAATATTAGTATCTATTATGATTCCAGTTATGATGATTATCCTAATTACTGGGAGTTATAGAAATAATGTATATGCTGGTCCAAAGGTTTGCAGAGAAACTCCGATTAAGATAGCTGTATTTTTAGATAATGCTGACGCTATGTATATTTCTCTTCTTAAACAAAACCTAGAAAGTATTGAAAAAGAAAATAAGGATAAAGTTAAATTTACTTTCTTTAATGCAAAAGATAATCAAAGTATACAAAATGAAAGCATTGATAAAGCTCTTGAGGATAATTATGATCTTTTTATTATAAATACAATTAGTCCTAATTTAAAGGATGTGGAAGACACTTTTCGTAGAATTATGGAAAAAAACATTCCTATAATTTTAAATCCAGATCCAACTAAAGAGATAATAGACTTTGTTAAACCTTATAAAAAATTTGTTGTTATTGGAGCGGATTTTGAGCAATCAGGTACTATGGAGGGTAAAATTTTAGCAGATGAATGGAATTCTAATAAACAGGTTATAGATAGAAATCATGATGATATATTGCAGTATGTTATTTTAAAAGGTAGAATCGGAAGCCCATTAACTTATTTAAGAACAAAATATTCTGTTTTAGCTCTCAATCAGTCTGGAATAAAAACAGAAGAAATTGATTCAAATAATTGTGAATGGTTAGAAGATTGTGCTAAGAGTTCTATTGAATCTCTATTTCTTAGATACGGAAACAAAATTGAAGCAATAATTTCTAATAATGATGCTATGGCAGTAGGTGCAGTGAAAGCTTTGAAAGAATATGGATACAATAAAGGTGATAAATCAATGACAATTCCAGTTGTAGGTATTGATGGAATGCCACAAGCTAAAGAATTTATACAAAAAGGTTATATGACAGGTACAGTTATTGTAGAGCCTCATGATCTTGCTGAAGTCCTTTATACTATAGGAATTAATTTAGTATGCAATAGAAATCCTCTTGAAAATACAAATTATAAGTTTGATGATACAGGATATACAGTTCATCTAAATTATACTGAATACATAAAATAATTCTTAAATGTAGGAGCAAAAAAGTAAATGAAGTCAAAAAATGGAATAATGGATATTGAGCTGATATTATAATATGAATACCAATGAAAAACAATCATTATTGTAAGATTTTGTTATATATATAATTGGTAAAAAAGTAAAAATTGTGATATAATCAACAATAAAAAAGCAAAAAAATTACAAAATGGAATTAATTGCTGTTTTTTTAGAAATTTAGCTAAGTTATATTAGTTATTTAAGTGAGGTATTGAAATATGGGAACAAGTAATTTGTATACAATTTTAGTCGTAGATGATAATCGCAATAATTTATTTACTGTCAGATCACTTATTGAAGAATATATAGATGCTCAGGTTATTCTTGCAGATACTTCGACAAAGGCGTTACATGAACTTATAAAGCATCAAGTGGATTTAATTATTTTAGATGTACACATGGAGAAGGGAATGGATGGATTTGAGCTAGCAAAAATTATAAAAAGCAGAAAAAAAACAGAACATATTCCTATTGTATTTTTGACTGCAGCGTGCATAAACGAAGAGTTTAAAAGAAAAGGTTTTGAAATAGGAGCAGTAGATTATCTTACTAAACCTATTGATGACTTTTTAATGATAAATAGAATAAATGTTTATTTAAAGCTGATTGAAAAAGAAAGAAAGATGAACATAATTTTACAAGAGCAGGCTGAGGAACTAAAAAGGGCAAGGAATGTAGCAGAAGCTGCAAATAGAGCTAAAGATGTATTTCTTGCCAATATATCACATGAACTTAGAACTCCTTTGAATATTTTGTTTGGAACAACTCAAATAATAAAATTTCATCTTGATAATGATGAAATTTTAGATATAAGAGAATTAAAGACTAAATTAAAAACACAAACTCAAAATTGTTATAGGCTTATAAGATTAGTAAACAATCTTATTGACATTACAAAAATTGATTCTAGTAACTTTGCTCTTAACTTATCAAATTGTAACATTGTTGAGATAGTAGAGGCTATTGTAACATCAGTAGTTGAATATGCACAATTAAAAAATATTAAAATAATATTTGATACAGATGTTGAAGAAGTAATACTTGCATGTGACCTAGATTCCATTGAAAGAATTATTTTAAATCTTTTATCTAATGCTATAAAGTTTACTCCTAAGGATGGACATGTTTTTGTAAATATAAGTACTAATGATAACTTAGTTCAAATTAAAGTTAAGGATTCAGGTATAGGGATTCCTGAAGACGAACAGAATATGATATTCGAAAGATTCAAACAAGTGGACAACCTTCTTACAAGAACAAATGAGGGTAGTGGAATTGGACTTAATCTGGTAAAGTCTCTTGTTGAAATGCATGGTGGAACTATAAAAGTTAATAGTGAATATAAAAAAGGGAGCGAATTTGTCATTGAAATTCCCATAACAAAAATTAATAATAATGAATCACATGAAAAGGGTGCCAACAATATTTTTAGCAATGTAATTTCAAAAATTGACGTTGAATTTTCTGATATATATTTCTAGGGAGGTAAACAAAACAATGAAAAGAATTTTAACAATGATACTTGCTAGTATTATGATTATGTATTTGTTTGCTGGATGCACTGATAGAACAAATCATAGGACAGATATTAATAAGAAAATTAAAATTGGTGTTTGTGTTTCTAATCTCAATGATAAATTTATGTCTTATTTGATTAAAGAAATGAAAGATTATGCACAATCTTTAAATAATGTTGAAATAGAATATGTTGATGCTAAAATAGATTCTAATACACAGTTGTCGCAGGTTGAAAATTTCATATCAGAGAAGGTAGATGTTTTAGCTGTTAATCCAGTGGATAGTAATTCGACTAAGGTAATAAGTGACAAAGCTAATGCAGCTGGAATTCCAATAGTTAGTTTTAATAATAACTTTGAAGATTCTAGTGATGTAATATGTTCGGTAGACTCGGATTTAAAACAATCTGGTTTATTAGAGATGGAGAATTTGGCAAAAAAAGTTAATTACAAAGGCAATGTTGCAATTATCATGGGCACTATGGGGCAGCAAGGTCAAAGACTTAGAACACAAGCGATTCGTGAAGTAGTATCAAAGTATCCAGATATGAAAATTGTTGCTGAGCAAACAGCTGGATGGAATAGAGCTAAAGGTATGGCTCTAATGGAAGGCTGGATTGAATCAGGCAAAGATATTGATGTTGTAGCTTGTGAAGACGATGAAATGGCAATAGGTGCATTAGAGGCTATAGAGCAATCTGGAAAACTTGATAAGATAACTGTAGGAGGGATTGATGCTACTCCTGATGGTCTTTATTACTTAAAAAATGGTAAATTATCTGTTACAGTATTTCCTAATGTAAGCGATCAAAGTAAAGCTGTTTTAGATAATGCAATTAAAGTAGCTAATGGAGAAAAAGTAGAGAAAGATGTAAGCTTTCCAAATGAATTAATCACTTTGGAAAATGTGGACCAATATATAGCTAAATGGCAAAATAAATAACACTACTTTAAGGAGGAATTTATGAAGAATTTTAGAAATTTTAGCATAAAGAAAAGATTTTTAATATTATTTTTTATATGTATTATAACCTTTGTTAGTTTTGGCGTTTTTGCCTTAATTCAAATGGATAATTTGGCAGAAGTAACTCAAAAATTGTATACTCAATCGTCAAAAGTTTCAGAAGCGGCAGTAAAAGCAAAATTAGATTTGATTAAGATTAATAGCTCAATTAAAGATGTAATTTTGTTATCAAATACCAATGAGATTGAAAGTCAGATTAATAAGGTTTCAGAATATGAAACTGATATTCAAAAAAATTTAGATATAATGGATCAAAATTCTGTTGATTCTAATACAAAAAGAAATTTACAGGATTCAAATGATCTCCTTTCAAAATGGTGGAAGCCACAAAGAGATAAAATTATTGAAGATGTGAAGAATGGGAAAAAAAATGAAGCAATAGATATATCTAAAGGAATCAGTTCGGATTTTGTTGACCAACTTGAACTTGATCTTGATAATATATATTCAACTTCGTCAGACAATCAAATTAGTTTAATCCAACAATCGAATGAAATGCAGAATTCAGAGAGAACAACATTAATTATAACTTTAACAGTTTTAATTAGTATACTAACATTGACTTTTATTTTGATGGCATTAAGCATTTTAAACCCTATTAATAAATTAAAAGAACACATGGCTAAAATATCAAAGTCAGGAGATTTAGAAGAATATAAAATAATAGATCATAAAAATGAAATTACAGAAATGGCTAAAAATTATAATG
This genomic interval carries:
- a CDS encoding sugar ABC transporter substrate-binding protein gives rise to the protein MKRILTMILASIMIMYLFAGCTDRTNHRTDINKKIKIGVCVSNLNDKFMSYLIKEMKDYAQSLNNVEIEYVDAKIDSNTQLSQVENFISEKVDVLAVNPVDSNSTKVISDKANAAGIPIVSFNNNFEDSSDVICSVDSDLKQSGLLEMENLAKKVNYKGNVAIIMGTMGQQGQRLRTQAIREVVSKYPDMKIVAEQTAGWNRAKGMALMEGWIESGKDIDVVACEDDEMAIGALEAIEQSGKLDKITVGGIDATPDGLYYLKNGKLSVTVFPNVSDQSKAVLDNAIKVANGEKVEKDVSFPNELITLENVDQYIAKWQNK
- a CDS encoding hybrid sensor histidine kinase/response regulator, whose product is MGTSNLYTILVVDDNRNNLFTVRSLIEEYIDAQVILADTSTKALHELIKHQVDLIILDVHMEKGMDGFELAKIIKSRKKTEHIPIVFLTAACINEEFKRKGFEIGAVDYLTKPIDDFLMINRINVYLKLIEKERKMNIILQEQAEELKRARNVAEAANRAKDVFLANISHELRTPLNILFGTTQIIKFHLDNDEILDIRELKTKLKTQTQNCYRLIRLVNNLIDITKIDSSNFALNLSNCNIVEIVEAIVTSVVEYAQLKNIKIIFDTDVEEVILACDLDSIERIILNLLSNAIKFTPKDGHVFVNISTNDNLVQIKVKDSGIGIPEDEQNMIFERFKQVDNLLTRTNEGSGIGLNLVKSLVEMHGGTIKVNSEYKKGSEFVIEIPITKINNNESHEKGANNIFSNVISKIDVEFSDIYF
- a CDS encoding galactose ABC transporter substrate-binding protein, whose amino-acid sequence is MRNLKKILVSIMIPVMMIILITGSYRNNVYAGPKVCRETPIKIAVFLDNADAMYISLLKQNLESIEKENKDKVKFTFFNAKDNQSIQNESIDKALEDNYDLFIINTISPNLKDVEDTFRRIMEKNIPIILNPDPTKEIIDFVKPYKKFVVIGADFEQSGTMEGKILADEWNSNKQVIDRNHDDILQYVILKGRIGSPLTYLRTKYSVLALNQSGIKTEEIDSNNCEWLEDCAKSSIESLFLRYGNKIEAIISNNDAMAVGAVKALKEYGYNKGDKSMTIPVVGIDGMPQAKEFIQKGYMTGTVIVEPHDLAEVLYTIGINLVCNRNPLENTNYKFDDTGYTVHLNYTEYIK